In Brassica napus cultivar Da-Ae chromosome A3, Da-Ae, whole genome shotgun sequence, the sequence tttgtcaAAATAGAACTTAATACAATCAAAGGTATGGACTCAACTTCCAGATTCTCCACTTTTTCCACACTCACTTTGTGAATGATTCTCTCCATCTTACCTTCTCTATTCCTACAACAAATTTAAATGGTGTTAACTTTTTTGGTAAACTCCTAATTGAGTTTATGGACTTCGTATGATATAGAATAGTTGAGATGAAATAGATATAGAACGTACTTATCAGCAATACAcaaatcttaaaataatccACACATAGTCTCTTTAATGTTGTTATTATCAAACTTGGGCCATCGATGAAGTATCTGCCATTGGTGTCTCCAATGCTTCACATCAAAAAAGGTAATGTCTCTTAATTAAATTCATTTGTATTTTCATTCACCATCTCATATTTCATATGTATTTTTAGACATTAAAACGACAAAAATTAAGTTTGAATCCTATTAAattcaattaataattttgtaaattgaCCATAATATATATGCATTACATATACtacatacaaatatatttgtctttatccgggcgtagcccggaaaaaTCTCTAGTATTTATAACAGtcttaaaattcaattttcttatcaatttcagaatatatatttatctaaaagagtaaattttcttataaaatgcaCAGAGATTTAAGATCTAGATGCAACAAAAAATCTATGCATGAATCCAATCCAcaagggatgttaaatccgttgtggccaAGACTCGAACTCGGGTGGCAGACAGTACAGCTgtacctcctttaccaccaagctacgagcgcttggttctctgatatatttttattacaaaatttggtaATCGTTACGTCAAACCAAATCCCTTATATTATTGGGCTGATTTGACAGCTTGAGTATGAACATCATTTGGAAAATAGTATTATACGTGAAATGTGACATAGTATCTCATCTTTGTTATTAAGAGAAAACGAAAGTGTTATAATGATCAACCGATATATCATTTAATAGtcttttaaaattcttaaatgaACATGCAAAACCTatttatacattatatatatatatatatattattttttcacgTTAGGAAtgtgattaataaaaaataaaactactaAGAGTACTTTTAAGAATTAACCATTTCAATactcattaattatttattaataattattttaatatttcttaaattaaacaactaaaataaaatcaagTTGAAATAACAAATGATTAAATTAACAAAACCATAATGCAGGTCTAAATTATCTCAAATccttaaaaaatagtttcatttaaaatgaaaaattaaatcatgtaaactaagtttaataaaattatagaattttttttaaaacatacaaaaataattttatcaatacAGAACgggttaaaaatataaaatattttatttaaattaaaatattaaaaataaaatcagtgTGAAATAAGTTTAACAATGggttaaataaacaaaatcataaTACATGTCATAATTATTTTGAGTCTTCAAAAATTaagtcatatttaaaaaatcaaaaataagtcagataaataaattttagataaagtttaaaaaaaatcaaaatatataattttttacaaatcataattttcattacgtaaaataattttttcaacaaaaaatatatccgcCCTTTAAAAGGGGGGGTGagaatctagtatatattatttttttacgtTAGGAAtgtgattaataaaaaataaaaactactaGCCTATACGACGGAATATTATTTACTTTTGCTGTTTGAATAGAAAAATTATCTTATTGAGGCGATATTTGTTTGCCATAACCATCATCTGAAAACAATAGTTCCATGATAATAAGTGATCTGAATCGAAACTAAAACAGTCAAACTAGAAAAGGGTTAGTTTCGCATGTGAGCGATTGCTTTTTGACATAATTAACATGTATCAATCTATAACTATTAACCTCGCATACTAGCATGTCATTTTGCAGcgttatgttttgtttttcattctTCCTTACACACTACCGAAgtctaaaagtaaaaataaaaaaacgtacAGGACACCAGGCACCATATATACTTGATAGATACCATATGTCTTATATGCACAgatccctctctctctctctctctctctctttctctcacgcTCTGGCTCTCCCAAGACAACAATGCCAACCAATGGATCTGACCGTCATGCGTCACTGATGAGCAAGCAAGACATGGCCACCTTCTCCGACAAGATACCGTCGACCAAACAAAGGTTATCTTCTCAGGCACCAGCTTGTCCTTCCTTTAGAATCTACTACTACGACGGAGCCGCCGGTTCCATCCCGTTCGAATGGGAATCCCATCCCGGCACTCCCAAGCACAAGCACTCCTCCTCGGAGCTACCTCCGCTGCCTCTCACCCCTCCGCCGTGTCATTTGTCCTTCTCCAGCGAACAAATCCGTCGTGGCTCAAGAAAACCCATCAAGAAAATCCTGACACTAATCCATACCAGACTCTTGTGGTTATCATCAGGTGGTCACAAGAAGAATAAAAAGGTCATGAAACTGTCGGCTTCGTCACCGTCTCTGTCGGAGAGGGTGCTGATCGATGAGAATGAGTACCATCTGTTCAAGTCTCACACAAAAGGGAAGGTCATAAGAAGATTTTCGTCCTTTGACTCTTCTATTGATCACTACCCCATTCGCAGATCACAATCCCCCTCTTGCTTCGGAATTCGCGGATGTTTCATCTGGTAATATATTATGGGGTTCAGCATAAAAAtctggaaaataaaacttttctTATAAATTGTATGTTGTTTTTTGAAACCTTTCTTATAAATTGTATGTTTCCCTAATATATTTGTAATCCCCATCGTCTTATTATATTTAATCAACCATGTCAGTAATAAGataaagctccaaacagtttcatgctttttgttatttcatatatttattattattattattgttattatttagTAAGGGCATGAACAGAAGTAACTGATCAGAAGACTATAAAAGTCGCATTCACTGGGCttagttatatatttgaaactttGATGATATTTTGTTGTCAAGTGTAATCTTGACATGATTCCTTGCAATTGTTAGTTTGAACAACCCTTTGTCTttgtttacaaataaaaaaacaacccTTTGTCTTTGTGTTAAATTAAGCCGTCGTCGTCTTTCAAGCAATGATACACACATGCAATGAGTTTTGGTGGTTCAATattgatttgttattctttccaAATGTTGCTTTAGCTTGCCGTATTCTAAAATCTAATAACGAAATTGCTGAAGTCATTTCATTCGGcacttaaaaagaaaatatatacacacattTCTATATTATCTGGTCTTAAAGAGtaattaaaccctttttttatcaaatagagGAGCTAAACTGATTTACTTCTGATGATCCAGAATGTTCTTATTTAATGTTatgttcttaactttttttcaaTTATGTTATGTTAATTTCCAGTGTTACTAATCTAGTGTTGTGAATGATCAGTGTTTTTAGATATTAAATAATGTTAAATAGAACTGTAGAAGAACCAATATCATTGATCAACACTAAATAATGAGTTACGAAGTCAACTGACTGACGACAGAAAAAACGAGGAAGTCATCTGAACTAAAGGTGTCGGCCGCGGCCATTGGAACGTGTGATTACTCGCCTATCGTGCGCGTATTAAACGAATTAATATGGAAGCTCGTTTGCTACCCAAACCCATCTATACTAGTATTAAATAGGACTAGATTCtttctccgcgctacgcgcggataatatatttaaatttgttacatttatcatttttatttctatttgaacttttgtatattaaattatatataactaattttcaaatttgatttttttttttatatttttagtttgaagtaagtatttttattatatgtaacacaattaactaataaaatatgaagaatcaagtccgagattttagacttatgtaaaaaatatataattatgtgtAGAATGgaaattatcttagtttaaaatattggaatctcatctcgaataaatcAACGAaaaaaagtactccaataacctacttaaaatataaaatctccatttcaaaaaaaacaggcgtatttaataatattttttaagtgtaatagttgaaaactgacaattgaatatagatttagaatattattttaatatatctaatggtaaaatattaattgtaataaacagattttgaattttgtaatactacatgaattagaagtctttaaaatctaaaatctattttatttacctaatatatgttttattcatttattattttgacgttaaaaaatattgctttagttttatttgtatatttatttttaataatttagtttctttttaagtaattttaaaattatcaagaatataatatatttaaaattatttatttaaatatatccaaatatgatgtctcatttttatgtgtgtttgcgttaagcatatttaatttgtagtttgtatagttaataacaccttgttgcgcgtcgttctatggttttaataaatgtgttgtcatttcatttttattactactaacatgattttttagtgatcagtaatgtatttttaatattatgtattatattttatcgtataGTTTCTAACTCTTCATGCTGGCACTTTccttagaatcattttaattagataataggtttaaagatgtaaataaaactgtgtatgttgtaaatttagactttttaactgagcactatcaattatgaaaattatattacgattttattttactaaatctttttctgtgtaaattatttttttgtatttttacaattttattgctttattattctttaattgcagaTAATTGATATTTCcagtttttgtttcatatacctttgtttgttttctttttccaattacaatgtacagttcgactgttttcttttttggatcaaactactaatatcatcagATAGAAAAGCTTAAACTCCAGAATAAAGTGAGTATTTGTGCTAGAGAAAAGCTTAAAatagtgagatattataatattagaaattaTGGAAACTCTTCTCTGTTGTTCTACGCTGAACATAATTAAGTTGCTGtcaattgattctatattttatgataactggaaatacatatttatgtcttccttacatcatccttaattggtttacggttcgatcatttctaatatactgagagtaacataatattagatgttgattatctcATTCGAGTTAGGAATGCACATAATGAGAGAAATTCAAGGTATAtatatagagttagtttatagattactcCATCTGCTTCAAAAtgtaatcaattttaattaaaatctgtaatatttaaaagttatttctttagaaaactgtcatttaatatttaaatttaaacaattatacagtaatttacataatttaattggccacgcaatatataataaatataaagttacattgaaatataaaaacaatttatatagtgtaacaaaaaatacttttaaaccattatattataaaacaaagagaatattCAAATTGAAATATTAGAATAGTAAGTCAacagtaaaattattttatattaaattttttttattttataaatttttttaaaaattactatagCTCTTCTGGATCCGCTGCTAATGGTACTGTTTCTCAAGATCCACTTGTCGAAACACCTTCGCACAACCCTTCTCCTAGAGGCCAAAACCAGAGGAATGGCTCTGCATCACAAACCCATGGTGGTTGTAGTGACAACTTTTCACCACGGCACTCGCACAGGAACCAAAATGgtaaccaccaccaccaccaccaccaaagtCATGGTGGCAGGCGCAGCCAGGAGCAAGGGAATCAAAACTGGAATTTTTGCAGAAGCTTTAGTGGGAGAGATGGAAATGCACATTCACAAAGAGGCGCCCCAGCATTTGTGAGACATCAACCTCCAACTATGCAGTCAATTCCTCCTCAGTTTATGGCAGCTCAGCCTATTCAGCCTTTTGGCGGGCATGTGCCTTTTCCTCCTAGTGAGATACATTGAAAGATCACGTTttggaactcttttttttttctaatgcgTCTTTCATTTCAGAATTGGCATCTCCATATTATCCCCGTATGCCTTTCATCAGCCCTCTCTCACCTGGTCCAGTCTTTTACCAAGTCCAAGATCTTCCTCTAAACGTAAAACTACAGAAGCaaatacaatattattttaggtAGTACTTTTGTATTGAATCTCTCTTATTCGTCTCATTTCTCTTCTGGGAAGGAGTAATTTAGATGcaaatgtttctttttgttacaGTGAAGAGAATTTGATTAGAGACACATACCTTCGTGGGCACATGGATGATCATGGTTTTGTTCCGCTGCATGTGATTGCTGGTATCAAGAAGGTAAATTACTTTCTGGATGTGCCGTCATGCATGTTGGCCTGATTCACCTTTCTCACTGAATCTTATTTATTATTCTCGAGTCTGTAGAAATTGAGGATTAGCGTGTACTTGTATTCAGTCAATAATAAACCAgatgttttaaaattcaaaGATCATGTTGTAATTTTTGTTTGAGTTGAAAAATCACTAACTAAGCTCAAGACTCACAGATATATTTAGACAAACATAGAACCATAACCagagaagaagataaacacTTGAACCAATTATTCAAACACTATCTCCAATTACtatattcaataaataaaaaaaagaaaaggatttTAGAATTAGTTGACTAACCTCCGTAAGCTTGGTGATTAGCTGCACCTTCTCCCTGTTCTTTTCGTTGAATGCTTCAAGAGCTTCTTTGTACTCTCGTTCCTACACACCAGATTAGCATCTTAATAATGATCCTCAACCAGACATATAATGGATTTGGTTATGTGCAATGGCCATACCTTTTTCTGAACAGTATGACCCAAAGGCTTTAACTCTTTGTTGACAGAATCAATCTTCTTCCTGGCCAAAGCAACTTCTTTCCTCATGGGTTCAGCTAAACCTTCAAGTTCCTAAATATACAATTCAAACCATTAAGCTTCTTAATCATGGTAGTTTTCATAAAAAGGAAAGAACTTTGATCCACAAATCTCATTTTTACCAAATGGATTTTACAATTAGTGATACAAAAGTGGAAACACTCACAAAAGTCCCAAtctttacttataatttaaaagaaaaaacaaaaaaagaagctatTTTTTGTTCAATGTTTCTTGAAAATTTCAATACTTGGGGTCCTACAAATCTCCCCCTAAACATGAATCACAACCACATAGCTTCACTGCATTAAACCCCCATATGTCcaatttttatatcttaatttgtttttttctatgtaagaaacaaaattaaagcacaattctcaaaaaaaaaaaaaaagatgaggaAGTAAAGATGCTATACCTCACGGATCAAAGCGAGGCGCTTAGTCTCCTCTTCGACACGACCAAGCTGAGCTTGAACCCTTTCCCTAATCTCCATCTTATTCTTCTCGATCTCCTCTTCTTTCGCCCTGATAGCAGACAAAGCCGTCCTCGACATCTCCTCGTCTTCATTCGACATTTGTCTGCTGAAACTCATGCTTCCCGACAGCTGAGCTCCTAGCTGTCGGCTGTGCTTCGCCGGAGGAGCCACCGTCGGCTGTGACGTCTCTATTGCTTTCCCTCCTTCATCTTCACTCGAAACCCCtttagctctctctctctctctctctctctctctctctctctctctctctctctctctctctctctctctctctctctctctctctctctctctctctctgtggcagagaaaaataagatattgagagcttttctttttagAACCCAGAGACAGTGCTGTGATATGAACGAAATTGGGATAATATTgatactaaaaccctaaattagATCGAATCGCATATCCAATTTAGTTATGAAAACAATTAAGAAGTAAGAGAGAGGGAAAAAAGAGGAAGCACCTTCAATTTTccagggaagaagaagaatccaaT encodes:
- the LOC106427148 gene encoding uncharacterized protein LOC106427148 produces the protein MQIPYVLYAQIPLSLSLSLFLSRSGSPKTTMPTNGSDRHASLMSKQDMATFSDKIPSTKQRLSSQAPACPSFRIYYYDGAAGSIPFEWESHPGTPKHKHSSSELPPLPLTPPPCHLSFSSEQIRRGSRKPIKKILTLIHTRLLWLSSGGHKKNKKVMKLSASSPSLSERVLIDENEYHLFKSHTKGKVIRRFSSFDSSIDHYPIRRSQSPSCFGIRGCFIW
- the LOC125592550 gene encoding uncharacterized protein LOC125592550 — its product is MSFSRQMSNEDEEMSRTALSAIRAKEEEIEKNKMEIRERVQAQLGRVEEETKRLALIREELEGLAEPMRKEVALARKKIDSVNKELKPLGHTVQKKEREYKEALEAFNEKNREKVQLITKLTETRE